From Deferrisoma camini S3R1, the proteins below share one genomic window:
- the rplR gene encoding 50S ribosomal protein L18 gives MNRLEAKRRARVARKKRVRKKIRGTSQRPRLTVYKSLKHIYAQIIDDATGRTLVAASTVGRDLRGDLKATGNIEAARAVGLAIGRKALARDIDRVVFDRNGYLYHGKVKALAEAAREAGLRF, from the coding sequence ATGAACCGATTGGAAGCGAAGCGCCGGGCCCGGGTAGCCCGGAAGAAGCGGGTTCGAAAGAAGATCCGGGGCACGTCGCAGCGCCCTCGGCTGACCGTCTACAAGAGCCTGAAGCACATCTACGCCCAGATCATCGACGACGCCACCGGGCGCACCCTGGTGGCGGCCTCCACCGTGGGCCGCGACCTGCGCGGAGACCTGAAGGCCACCGGGAACATCGAGGCGGCCCGGGCGGTGGGGTTGGCGATCGGGCGCAAGGCCTTGGCCCGGGACATCGACCGGGTCGTGTTCGATCGGAACGGCTACCTGTACCACGGCAAGGTCAAGGCGTTGGCCGAGGCGGCCCGGGAAGCCGGGCTCCGGTTCTGA
- the rpsE gene encoding 30S ribosomal protein S5, whose amino-acid sequence MSKFGKGLEARDQEFTDRLVFLNRVAKVVKGGRRFSFSALVVVGNQNGKVGIGLGKAKEVPEAIRKAVDKAKRELKEIPVINGTLPHEIVGEFGAAKVVMKPAAPGTGVIAGGAARAVLESAGVRDVLTKCIGTNNPHNVVRATMDGLMRLRDPREIAERRGKSLDEIRA is encoded by the coding sequence TTGAGCAAGTTCGGCAAGGGCCTCGAGGCCAGGGACCAGGAGTTCACGGACCGCCTTGTTTTCCTGAACCGGGTCGCCAAGGTGGTGAAGGGCGGACGGAGGTTCTCGTTCAGCGCCCTGGTGGTGGTGGGCAACCAGAACGGGAAGGTGGGCATCGGCCTCGGCAAGGCCAAGGAGGTGCCCGAGGCGATCCGCAAGGCCGTGGACAAGGCGAAGCGGGAACTCAAGGAGATCCCGGTGATCAACGGGACCCTGCCCCACGAGATCGTGGGGGAGTTCGGCGCCGCCAAGGTGGTGATGAAGCCGGCCGCCCCGGGTACGGGCGTGATCGCCGGCGGCGCGGCGCGGGCCGTGCTGGAATCGGCCGGGGTGCGGGACGTGCTGACCAAGTGCATCGGCACGAACAACCCCCACAACGTGGTGCGCGCCACCATGGACGGCCTGATGCGGCTGCGGGATCCCCGGGAGATCGCGGAGCGGCGGGGCAAGAGCCTCGACGAGATCCGCGCTTGA
- the secY gene encoding preprotein translocase subunit SecY: MAGEWQGLAKVPELKRRLLVTFLLLGVYRIGAHVPVPGIDAAALAEFFNRGQGSIFGLIDMFAGGALRRMSVFALGIMPYISASIILQLLTVVSPTLEKLSKEGEQGRRKITQYTRYGTVALTLIQGFGMALGLEGMAGPSGASVVLWPGWGFRLMTVVTLTAGTAFIMWLGEQITERGIGNGISLIIFAGIVAGMPGAVVNTFKLMKAGQLNLFVVLLLVAVMVGVVFFIVWVERAHRRIPIQYAKRVVGRRVYGGQASHLPLKVNTAGVIPPIFASSLLMFPTTVGQFIDHPWVQTATQWMAPGNWLHDILYVVLIFFFAYFYTAVTFNPVDVADNLKKYGGYIPGIRPGQRTAEYIDKVLSRLTFWGALYVSAICVLPTILISRFGVPFYFGGTGLLIVVGVALDTVAQIETHLIARQYEGLMGGRRIRGRR; this comes from the coding sequence TTGGCTGGCGAGTGGCAGGGGCTCGCAAAGGTTCCGGAACTCAAACGCCGGCTGCTGGTCACCTTCTTGCTGCTGGGCGTGTACCGGATCGGCGCCCACGTGCCGGTGCCGGGCATCGACGCGGCAGCCCTCGCCGAGTTCTTCAACCGGGGACAGGGGAGCATCTTCGGGCTGATCGACATGTTCGCCGGCGGGGCGCTGCGGCGCATGAGCGTGTTCGCCCTGGGCATCATGCCGTACATCAGCGCCTCGATCATCCTGCAGCTCCTGACGGTGGTGAGCCCCACCCTGGAGAAACTCTCGAAGGAGGGGGAGCAGGGCCGGCGGAAGATCACCCAGTACACCCGCTACGGCACGGTGGCCCTGACCCTGATCCAGGGGTTCGGCATGGCCCTGGGCCTCGAGGGCATGGCCGGCCCGAGCGGGGCCAGCGTGGTGCTGTGGCCGGGGTGGGGGTTCCGCCTGATGACCGTGGTGACCCTGACCGCGGGCACGGCGTTCATCATGTGGCTCGGCGAGCAGATCACCGAGCGGGGCATCGGCAACGGCATCAGCCTGATCATCTTCGCGGGCATCGTGGCGGGCATGCCCGGCGCCGTGGTCAACACCTTCAAGCTGATGAAGGCCGGGCAGCTCAACCTGTTCGTGGTGCTGCTGCTGGTGGCGGTCATGGTGGGGGTGGTGTTCTTCATCGTGTGGGTGGAGCGGGCCCACCGCCGCATCCCGATCCAGTACGCGAAGCGGGTGGTGGGCCGGCGGGTGTACGGCGGCCAGGCCAGCCACCTCCCGCTCAAGGTGAACACCGCCGGGGTGATCCCGCCGATCTTCGCCTCGTCGCTCCTGATGTTCCCCACCACGGTGGGGCAGTTCATCGACCACCCCTGGGTGCAGACGGCCACCCAGTGGATGGCGCCGGGCAACTGGCTCCACGACATTCTGTATGTGGTCTTGATCTTCTTCTTCGCGTACTTCTACACCGCGGTGACCTTCAACCCGGTGGACGTGGCCGACAACCTGAAGAAGTACGGCGGGTACATCCCCGGGATCCGACCGGGCCAGCGCACGGCGGAGTACATCGACAAGGTGCTGTCGCGGCTGACCTTCTGGGGCGCCCTGTACGTGAGCGCCATCTGCGTGCTGCCGACCATCCTGATCAGCCGGTTCGGGGTGCCGTTCTACTTCGGCGGCACCGGGCTGTTGATCGTGGTGGGCGTGGCCCTGGACACGGTGGCGCAGATCGAGACCCACCTGATCGCGCGCCAGTACGAAGGGCTCATGGGAGGCCGCCGGATCCGCGGGCGCCGGTAG
- the rplE gene encoding 50S ribosomal protein L5 — translation MARLKQRYRQEVIPHLMKKFGYANVMQVPRIEKVVVNIGAGEAKDNPKLLDQLVEDLALITGQRPVVTRARRSIANFHLRQGMPVGCRVTLRGDRMYEFLDRMINVALPRVRDFKGVSGKGFDGRGNYTLGIAEHVIFPEVDLEKVEKVKGMNVSIATTAETDEEAKELLRELGMPFRN, via the coding sequence ATGGCGAGACTGAAGCAGCGTTACCGGCAGGAGGTGATCCCCCACCTGATGAAGAAGTTCGGGTACGCCAACGTGATGCAGGTGCCCCGGATCGAGAAGGTGGTGGTGAACATCGGCGCCGGCGAGGCCAAGGACAATCCGAAACTCCTCGACCAGCTGGTGGAGGATCTGGCGTTGATCACGGGGCAGCGGCCCGTGGTGACCCGGGCGCGCAGATCCATCGCGAACTTCCACCTGCGCCAGGGCATGCCGGTGGGGTGCCGGGTGACCCTCCGGGGCGACCGGATGTACGAGTTCCTGGATCGCATGATCAACGTGGCCCTGCCCCGGGTTCGGGACTTCAAGGGCGTGTCGGGCAAGGGCTTCGACGGTCGGGGCAACTACACGCTGGGGATCGCGGAGCACGTGATTTTCCCCGAGGTGGATCTGGAAAAGGTGGAGAAGGTGAAGGGGATGAACGTCTCCATCGCCACCACCGCCGAGACCGACGAGGAAGCCAAGGAGCTTCTTCGGGAGCTCGGCATGCCGTTCCGCAACTGA
- the rplO gene encoding 50S ribosomal protein L15 — MRLHDIRRPKGAVTKRKRVGRGHGSGWGKTSGRGQKGQKARNTVKRGFEGGQMPLQRRLPKVGFRNPFRKEFAYVNVRDLNRFEDGTEVTPALLLEQGLIKKIKDGVKILGKGELERRLVVVAHRVSKGAREKIEAAGGQVKEV, encoded by the coding sequence ATGCGACTCCATGACATCCGACGGCCCAAAGGGGCGGTCACGAAGCGCAAACGGGTGGGTCGGGGCCACGGGTCGGGCTGGGGCAAGACCTCGGGCCGGGGCCAGAAGGGGCAGAAGGCCCGCAACACGGTGAAGCGGGGGTTCGAGGGCGGCCAGATGCCGCTGCAGCGGCGGTTGCCCAAGGTGGGGTTCCGCAACCCGTTCCGCAAGGAGTTCGCGTACGTCAACGTTCGCGACCTGAACCGGTTCGAGGACGGCACCGAGGTGACGCCGGCGCTCCTGCTGGAACAGGGGCTGATCAAGAAGATCAAGGACGGGGTGAAGATCCTGGGCAAGGGTGAGCTGGAGCGTCGGCTCGTGGTCGTGGCCCACCGGGTCAGCAAGGGCGCGCGGGAGAAGATCGAGGCGGCCGGCGGCCAGGTGAAGGAGGTCTAG
- the rplF gene encoding 50S ribosomal protein L6, producing MSRIGKKPVVIPKGVEVRFDPPELSVKGPKGNLSARIPEGIGLEIADGEIRVTRPDDGRRSRSLHGTTRSVVQNLVTGVTEGFRKELEIKGVGYRANLQGSTLVMNLGFSHPVEYPVPKDVTIEVKDQRIVSVSGIDRQRVGQVAAEIRAVKPPEPYKGTGIQYVGEHIVRKEGKSGAR from the coding sequence ATGTCGAGAATCGGAAAGAAGCCCGTGGTGATCCCCAAGGGCGTGGAGGTGCGGTTCGATCCGCCGGAGCTCAGCGTGAAGGGCCCCAAAGGCAACCTGAGCGCCCGGATCCCGGAGGGGATCGGCCTGGAGATCGCGGACGGCGAGATCCGGGTGACCCGGCCCGACGACGGCCGTCGCAGCCGCTCCCTCCACGGCACCACCCGCAGCGTGGTGCAGAACCTGGTGACGGGCGTGACCGAGGGGTTCCGCAAGGAGCTGGAGATCAAGGGCGTGGGGTACCGGGCCAACCTGCAGGGGAGCACTCTGGTGATGAACCTGGGGTTCTCCCACCCGGTCGAGTATCCCGTGCCCAAGGACGTGACGATCGAGGTCAAGGACCAGCGCATCGTGTCGGTGAGCGGCATCGACCGCCAGCGGGTGGGCCAGGTGGCGGCCGAGATCCGGGCCGTGAAGCCGCCCGAGCCGTACAAGGGCACCGGCATCCAGTACGTCGGGGAGCACATCGTTCGCAAGGAAGGGAAGTCCGGGGCACGGTAA
- the rpsH gene encoding 30S ribosomal protein S8 codes for MSMTDPIADMLTRIRNGLMAGREVVTIPASRIKRAILDILVEEGYLAGVDYEDDGKQGVLIARLKYDSQGAPVIEALRRLSKPGRRVYVGKDDLPKARSGYGTVIVSTSKGVLTDRKARALGVGGEVICEVW; via the coding sequence ATGTCCATGACCGATCCCATCGCGGACATGCTCACGCGGATCCGAAACGGCCTGATGGCCGGCCGGGAAGTCGTCACGATTCCCGCCTCCCGGATCAAGCGGGCCATCCTGGACATCCTGGTGGAGGAGGGCTACCTGGCCGGGGTGGATTACGAGGACGACGGGAAGCAGGGGGTGTTGATCGCCCGCCTGAAGTACGACAGCCAGGGTGCCCCCGTGATCGAGGCCCTGCGCCGCCTGAGCAAGCCTGGCCGCCGGGTGTACGTGGGCAAGGACGATCTGCCCAAGGCCCGGAGCGGATACGGCACGGTCATCGTCTCCACCTCCAAGGGGGTGCTCACGGACCGGAAGGCCCGGGCCCTGGGGGTGGGGGGCGAGGTGATCTGCGAAGTCTGGTAA
- a CDS encoding type Z 30S ribosomal protein S14, with the protein MATKAKMEKQKKMPKFRVRYRNRCRVCGRPRGYYRKFQLCRVCLRKFAHEGLLPGVTKASW; encoded by the coding sequence GTGGCGACCAAAGCGAAGATGGAAAAGCAGAAGAAGATGCCCAAGTTCCGGGTTCGCTACCGGAACCGGTGCCGGGTGTGCGGAAGGCCCCGGGGGTACTATCGGAAGTTTCAGCTCTGCCGGGTGTGCCTGCGCAAGTTCGCCCACGAGGGGCTTCTGCCCGGCGTTACGAAGGCCAGTTGGTAG